Proteins encoded together in one Astatotilapia calliptera chromosome 7, fAstCal1.2, whole genome shotgun sequence window:
- the LOC113027209 gene encoding mixed lineage kinase domain-like protein: MDKLVSELFGLCPTIIEMYDNMKDNDERCRRIADRVRALEGLVLTVKERGSGRNSGAVEKALKELHTILKHAEKLVSKFSKNNRLKQFMMSGSIGAKFSEVNQRLTENFQMLSGALQVEQSDILHKVYETVLGRPYTPLPNPPCPTFSPAAPPIPSPPVPAAYIMAPMRASTPVLAQPFCKTTTVRVLVSNNMPPMPVIRTISPVSVVRTVSPMGFRLY; this comes from the coding sequence ATGGATAAGCTGGTCTCCGAACTTTTCGGCCTCTGCCCAACCATCATCGAGATGTATGACAATATGAAGGACAATGACGAACGCTGCAGGCGGATTGCTGACAGGGTCAGAGCTTTGGAGGGACTGGTTTTAACCGTCAAAGAAAGGGGATCAGGCAGAAACTCTGGCGCTGTGGAGAAAGCGCTGAAGGAACTCCACACCATCTTGAAACATGCTGAGAAACTGGTGTCAAAATTCTCAAAAAATAATCGGCTTAAGCAGTTCATGATGTCAGGCAGCATTGGAGCAAAGTTCAGCGAGGTGAACCAAAGACTCACTGAGAACTTCCAGATGCTTTCTGGAGCTCTGCAGGTTGAGCAGAGCGACATACTGCACAAGGTGTATGAAACTGTTTTAGGGCGCCCCTACACACCGCTGCCTAACCCCCCATGTCCTACGTTTTCCCCAGCAGCACCGCCTATCCCCTCTCCTCCCGTGCCTGCCGCCTACATCATGGCACCCATGCGGGCTTCGACGCCTGTTCTGGCCCAGCCTTTCTGCAAAACTACAACAGTTCGCGTTCTTGTCTCCAATAACATGCCCCCGATGCCCGTCATTAGGACCATCAGCCCTGTTTCTGTCGTCAGAACTGTTTCACCGATGGGTTTTCGGCTCTACTAG